Proteins found in one Neomonachus schauinslandi chromosome 1, ASM220157v2, whole genome shotgun sequence genomic segment:
- the LOC110570049 gene encoding keratin-associated protein 27-1: MPQSQGHLLKSFYNVPPLSAIIHGFKLINFEDGFFLPSSCHGRTRLLDSFQETCSETTSCKVSNHKQEPCTEPSCVQSVGLPRVVQTTCSNSRPCEKTICQSRYSSTLSECVSQPCQSGSSQQVGFVAQSCQPVSYVAKSCPPKTCTLKSCQTLEREPGQCQSQSPGSSSCRPPVHVAPGSQLLDSSSNTYEPTCCVTGGLQLPHK, encoded by the coding sequence ATGCCCCAGAGCCAAGGCCACTTGCTCAAGAGCTTCTACAATGTCCCACCACTCTCTGCCATCATACATGGGTTTAAGCTTATAAACTttgaagatggattttttttaccCAGCAGCTGCCATGGTCGGACCCGGCTCCTGGACAGCTTTCAAGAAACCTGCAGTGAGACTACCAGCTGCAAAGTGTCCAACCATAAACAGGAACCTTGCACAGAGCCTAGCTGTGTGCAAAGTGTTGGTCTCCCCAGAGTTGTCCAAACAACTTGTTCTAATTCCAGACCCTGTGAAAAGACAATATGCCAATCAAGATATTCCTCAACACTGTCGGAGTGTGTTTCTCAGCCTTGCCAGTCAGGAAGCAGCCAGCAAGTGGGTTTTGTAGCCCAGAGCTGCCAGCCTGTGAGCTATGTGGCAAAGAGTTGTCCACCCAAGACATGTACACTTAAGAGTTGTCAGACTCTGGAACGTGAACCTGGCCAATGTCAATCTCAGAGCCCTGGATCCAGTTCCTGTAGGCCTCCGGTCCATGTGGCACCAGGGTCACAACTCCTGGACTCTTCTTCTAACACTTATGAGCCAACTTGCTGTGTTACTGGTGGTTTGCAACTGCCTCACAAGTGA
- the LOC110570092 gene encoding LOW QUALITY PROTEIN: keratin-associated protein 26-1 (The sequence of the model RefSeq protein was modified relative to this genomic sequence to represent the inferred CDS: substituted 1 base at 1 genomic stop codon), with protein sequence MSCHNCSANYSLGSLRSPCHIPLTSSIALCSTGVSCADVLCLPSNCQDHLQSLDNCQESCSEPTSCLPAHCDPSNCEISCYPSTTYYVSRPCHGTSFLPAASYSSGSCLPISYRPLSYVSSSSXPLSLLTYGCRPVGFLPCGPQPLSTVPSSLRPLRPVFAGCQPLSHVFSTCRPSCSALGGQ encoded by the coding sequence ATGTCTTGCCACAACTGCTCTGCAAACTACAGCTTGGGATCCCTCAGAAGTCCCTGCCATATTCCTCTCACCTCCTCCATTGCCCTCTGCTCTACGGGTGTGAGCTGTGCTGATGTCCTCTGCTTGCCTAGTAACTGTCAAGACCATCTCCAGTCTCTGGACAACTGCCAAGAGAGCTGCAGTGAACCAACCAGTTGCCTGCCAGCCCACTGTGATCCCAGCAACTGTGAAATATCTTGCTACCCTTCTACTACTTACTACGTGTCCAGACCCTGCCATGGaacttcttttcttcctgctgcttcttATAGCTCTGGCTCCTGCCTCCCCATATCCTATAGACCTCTGAGCTATGTGTCCAGCAGCAGCTGACCCCTGAGTCTCCTCACTTACGGATGCCGCCCTGTGGGTTTTTTGCCCTGTGGTCCTCAACCACTGAGCACTGTGCCCAGCAGCCTCAGACCTCTGCGTCCTGTTTTCGCTGGATGCCAGCCTCTGAGCCACGTGTTCAGTACTTGCCGTCCATCTTGCTCTGCGCTGGGAGGCCAGTAG